The Desulfonatronovibrio magnus genomic interval GCCTCAAGTTTTTCTTTAGAGGACCAATCCTGGGGACGTTTTTCATGTTTAGCCATCGTGGTACTTCCTGGGTGCTGGATTGTTTTAAGCCAGTATCGCATGGTAGACGCAGGTACTCCCATATCTTTGGCGACCTGAGCTTGAGAATTAGAACCTGTAAGTACCATTTTGACTACATTTTCCTTAAAATGCAAAGAGTAAGACATTGAAATAACTCCTGCCCCTTGTGATATTAAAAATAGGATG includes:
- a CDS encoding transposase gives rise to the protein MSYSLHFKENVVKMVLTGSNSQAQVAKDMGVPASTMRYWLKTIQHPGSTTMAKHEKRPQDWSSKEKLEA